The region ATGAACAGCCTGCGTTTGCAATGCTTTATTAATGAATTAGGATAAAATAGTCTGATACATGACCTATAGAATTCATTCACATATAGGATGGAATTGCCTCTTTGAATTGACTAGGAAAAAGCATTGGATGCTAGCTTACACTTCAACCGGCTTagtaatgtttttttattttttattttaaagtacagtacttttaaaatttgggtTGTCATTCCTaatataagatttaatatttatttttccagAAAGAAGAAAGTTACGGGATAATGTTGTATACAGGCATTCACATTTATGGGGTGTAATTTTGCTCCACTTCTTTTTGGAAACagtttacatttatttttattatcatgcAGGTGCCGGCTCTGGAACACAATAATGAAGTTAAGGGAGAAAGtcttgatttaattaaatatatcgACAGTAACTTTGAAGGGCCTTCTCTCTTTCCGGATGTAAGATTTTAAGGATAAGTGGATAAGTTTATCATTTGCTCCCATCTTGCGTTCTCATCTGTTTCAGTGTTTACTTAACGATGTAGGATCCTTCTAAGAGAGAATTTTCTGAGGAATTGCTATCACACCTCGACACATTTTACAAAACTGTAACATCTTATTTCAAGGGAGAGAAGAAAGATGTCGGTATGTACAATGCTGATGTTTACCGCCTTGATGGCATGTAGAAATTGTAACTTTTGTGACTTTCTATAGGCGCTGCATTCGACTCTATTGAGACCGCTCTTTCCAAATATGGAGATGGACCTTTTTTCCTTGGCCAGTTCAGTCTTGTAAGTGAAGCCTTATACGTTCTTTATTGCTCGTGTGAAACATTGCGTTATCATTTAGAAGGATATTCTACCAAAAATCTCGATAAAGTAGGCTTAGAACATGCAAACTGGAAAACTAGCTCATATTCCATCATCTATGAATTGCCATTCTTGAGACTATAATAACATCATCTAACTTTGATTATTGTTGCACATACGTGGATTTTTCAGGTAGATATAGCTTATGCGCCATTCATTGAAAGATTCCAGCTTTTCTTACTCGAAGTAAAGAGTTACGATATTACAACAGGCAGACCAAAACTTGCAGCCTGGATTGAGGTATAATTGAAATGACGTTTTATCTCTGTTTTATTTATATGGTTCGTTATAAAGTGTTAAGAATGATTTGGCTCGTAACCTGCATGAGGTCTGGTAGCACTGCTATGACACTTGATGCGGGgttttctaccaattttgtgCCGATTTATTTCCTTTTGGGCTTTGAGTTTCTCTTATTACAATATAATCATATGGCAATTTCTATAGGAGATGAACCAAATTGAGGGGTACAAAGTAACAAAAAGAGATCCAAATGAGCTTGTGGAAAGCTATAAAAAGCGATATTCGGTATGCATATATTCatatcatataatcatatattacAATAAGCTGCAGTTATTTTATGAATCCTTCCCCTGATTATCTCTTGTCTATTCAATTATGTCTTTTTTGCAGTCTTAGCCCTGACTGAAGATGAAGACGACGAGTAGCTCTTATTATCATAACTCACGCTATAAGAGGATCACTGTAAGTAGTCCCCAGGGGAAAAAAATGAGAACATTATGTATGGAGAATTGTAGAACTGAATTGAGTTTTTTGTTCCAACTCcaatcaattttttatattgGTAGCAGATGCAAATATATACTGAATTTATATGAtgtttattaaatacaaaatatgtaTATGTTATTCAAGGGATATTAACCAATAGGCGAGAAATTTACTGCTTAATTCAGGAGAGGGAAAACAAGTCTCTATTTCAACGAGTTAATATCACAATCACCAGTTATTGTTACTGCTTAACTTTCATGTCTTGTAAGTGATAAAAGCACGACCTGATTGCTGTTATGAATGGACTACAACCAGGAGTAGTCCCGATAACTAGCAATTTAGAATGTTTCAGGCGAAAAAATGAAACTACGCAGGAGAGTGTGATCCTATGTACACTTGATACTAGGTTTATGTTCCACACAATAGGGAAATGAATTGAAGCTTTCTGCAGTTGGCGCTTTGCTGACGCCAAAGCAAACCCAAGATCAATTGCTGAGCCCCGCCCCCTCTAGTTGGGGCTAAGGGTCGTTAGATTGTTTTGGGATGCTGCACTCGGGGGCAGAGCTGCAGAAGGGAATTTGAACATGGAAGTAGCTGTGGAAGAGAATCCTGATGATGCTGCAGAAGAAAACCGTGGCGCTGAAGGGGCCACACCCTGGCTAAGCCATCGCAAATTGGAGAAGACGGGAGAAGATGCTTCTGCATTCATTCCCATTAGTACCTCCTGCTTAAGAAACAAGCATAAATATTACTCTGTtgatttgataatcacaatGTTAACTTTCAGTGAGAGCAGTCTATTGGTCTTCTaggtttgagccgatcagctatgggcaatctatactggtttaccttcttgtggtcTTTTGCTAACTAGGGTTACAAGGTAGGGTTTTCTTGTCACTATAAATATCATTCAAGAAAATCATTCACTCCCATTAGTCCCTCTTGTTATTTTTGAGAAATCAAATTACTGCTAGTTTTATTGGAAGGTGAAAATTACCTCATTGTTTGGAGTAAGGGTAGATTGCAGGCCAGGCCACCTGGAATACTGGGATGCCATTGCTGGACCATAAGGTGTGCCAGGGGTGCACTCAACCTATGAACATTGATAAAAGAAGATAAGCACATCACCGCAAAATCAAGTAAGTTCAGGTGTTACCCTTCTTTCACAGAAGAACAAATGCATTGCATCACCTCAATGAAGGAACTCGATGAAAATCGAATTTGTGTTAATGATTTGATTTCTATTAGCAAAACATACCTTCATTCTTTTCAGAAGAGACAGGTCGCGAGCTTCAAAATTGAACTGCAACTTTCTGGGATTCTCAGGCCTTTTTGGACCATCCAAAGGCGGAGATATCCAAAGGTTCAGATCAAGACTGGTATTTGTGCCTACATCCATAGGACAGATTGTCCCTGTTGAGAAAACacgttttgtttttcttgtttaataaAACAGTCAAACAAAAGTCTGTCATTCTGAGGTAGCTGAACAAAGAATAGAAATACCTCCATCTCTAGAGTTCTTGTTCATCTCCCCTTCATAGGCACTGGGCTCAAAGTTGGTCATTGCTTCCCTTCCATAACACTTGATGGCTGCTTTGTCATAAGCCCTGAAccagaaaacaaaaaaccaagATTTTGTTGGATTAAGATTCATGTA is a window of Ipomoea triloba cultivar NCNSP0323 chromosome 11, ASM357664v1 DNA encoding:
- the LOC115996707 gene encoding protein IN2-1 homolog B-like, which produces MSLCFQLPSKFPQNIHLRCSKPTPTSLSAMPSRSGSVSVSEVLPPALDSSSEPPPIFDGIPKLYISYTCPYAQRPWIARNCKGLQDKIKLVPIDLKNRPAWYKEKVYPANKVPALEHNNEVKGESLDLIKYIDSNFEGPSLFPDDPSKREFSEELLSHLDTFYKTVTSYFKGEKKDVGAAFDSIETALSKYGDGPFFLGQFSLVDIAYAPFIERFQLFLLEVKSYDITTGRPKLAAWIEEMNQIEGYKVTKRDPNELVESYKKRYSS